From Lolium perenne isolate Kyuss_39 chromosome 5, Kyuss_2.0, whole genome shotgun sequence, a single genomic window includes:
- the LOC127302434 gene encoding 3beta-hydroxysteroid-dehydrogenase/decarboxylase: MATAEPGPSPPSQAAPRKPACAVTFGRSTLLGRHLAAALAASGRWSAVAVLDPSPPPAAPPAAPLAHLALDLSDPAAPLARALAGVAAVFHVDPTSAAADGSFLPLHRLAAEGTRRLLAACRAGGVARLVYTGSADVVAAGALDVVDADEGSLTYPDKFGDAASELRAQVEMMVLSADGNGGMRTCVLRPSNLFGPGESSLVRLVAGYARSPLSKFVIGSGGNRSDFTYVENVAHANICAEQALCSDTDSVAGKPFFITNGAPVKTWEFMSCMMEAMGCQRPRINLPAKVVLFAAEFSNMIHHRLGLQMSSSPLLYPDTVYFLSRTRTFNTSKARKLLGYDPIVSLEDGIMKTAGSISELPDILDLLGKQSSSGPSKADKLLGGGIAADILLWRDEKKTFSYITLVFLLFYWFLLSDRTFVSSSAKILLVISLALYIHGVLPSKVFGFAVEKVTPDYFEVSDSTLRNPIVHLASLWNRGIHKLRVLAEGDDWGTFSKAVASLVCIKVMVNLQFRVLMGLALASLFIVFIVYEQCEEEIDALVAVASAKIKFLVDKVVRELPALQNVLVSLKVSYIIEIMLAMSV, translated from the exons ATGGCGACCGCCGAGCCCGGCCCGAGCCCGCCGTCCCAGGCGGCCCCGCGCAAGCCCGCCTGCGCCGTCACCTTCGGCCGCTCCACCCTCCTCGGCCGCCACCTCGCCGCCGCGCTCGCCGCCTCTGGCCGCTGGTCCGCCGTCGCGGTCCTCGACCCctccccgccgcccgccgccccgcCGGCAGCCCCGCTCGCCCACCTCGCCCTCGACCTCTCCGACCCCGCGGCGCCGCTCGCCCGCGCCCTCGCCGGCGTCGCCGCCGTCTTCCACGTGGACcccacctccgccgccgccgacgggTCCTTCCTGCCGCTCCACCGCCTCGCGGCCGAGGGCACCAGGCGCCTCCTCGCCGCCTGCCGCGCCGGCGGCGTCGCCAGGCTGGTCTACACCGGCTCCGCCGACGTGGTCGCCGCCGGCGCGCTGGACGTGGTCGACGCCGACGAGGGCTCGCTCACCTACCCCGACAAG TTCGGGGATGCGGCGAGCGAGCTGAGGGCgcaggtggagatgatggtgctgAGTGCGGACGGGAACGGCGGGATGCGGACGTGCGTGCTGCGTCCCAGCAATCTGTTCGGGCCGGGGGAATCCAGCCTGGTGAGGCTCGTTGCTGGATATGCGAGGTCTCCCTTGAGCAAG TTTGTAATAGGTAGTGGCGGTAACAGGTCTGACTTCACGTATGTGGAAAATGTTGCACATGCCAACATTTGTGCCGAACAAGCTCTATGTTCAGATACCGATTCTGTTGCTGGAAAG CCCTTTTTCATTACTAATGGTGCGCCTGTCAAAACATGGGAGTTTATGTCCTGCATGATGGAAGCCATGGGTTGTCAGag GCCCAGGATTAATCTTCCTGCCAAGGTGGTCTTGTTTGCTGCCGAGTTCTCCAATATGATTCATCACAGATTGGGTTTGCAAATGTCATCCTCTCCACTGCTCTATCCTGATACAGTATACTTCTTGTCACGCACAAGAACTTTTAACACTTCAAAAGCTAGAAAGCTTCTTGGATATGACCCAATTGTATCATTGGAG GATGGAATTATGAAAACTGCTGGGTCAATTTCAGAACTACCAGATATTTTGGATCTATTGGGGAAACAAAGTTCTTCTGGACCATCAAAAGCTGATAAGCTGCTAGGTGGTGGAATAG CTGCTGATATTCTCCTTTGGAGGGACGAGAAGAAAACCTTTTCATATATCACATTAGTGTTTCTGCTGTTCTACTGGTTCCTTCTGTCGGACAGAACTTTTGTCTCCTCGTCTGCCAAAATTCTTCTAGTGATCTCCCTGGCTCTTTACATCCATGGTGTGCTACCTTCGAAAGT GTTTGGTTTTGCAGTAGAGAAGGTTACTCCTGATTATTTTGAAGTATCAGACTCAACGTTGAGGAATCCAATTGTGCACCTGGCTTCTCTATGGAACAGAGGTATTCATAAATTGAGGGTTCTAGCAGAAGGTGATGACTGGGGAACCTTTTCGAAG GCTGTTGCCTCCTTGGTCTGTATCAAAGTAATGGTGAACCTCCAATTTAGAGTGCTGATGGGTCTTG CACTGGCATCCttgttcattgtcttcattgtctACGAACAATGTGAGGAGGAAATCGATGCTTTGGTAGCTGTTGCTTCTGCCAAAATCAAGTTCCTGGTAGACAAAGTGGTAAGAGAGTTGCCGGCACTTCAGAATGTGCTGGTCTCTTTGAAGGTGTCCTATATTATAGAGATAATGTTGGCCATGAGTGTCTGA